Part of the uncultured Desulfobacter sp. genome, TTACACCTTTCAGGTTCAACGAAAAAGTAGCCCGGGTATTTGACGATATGCTGGTCAGATCAGTGCCGCTGTACGGAGAAGTCCTTAAGCAGCAGGCGCGGATTGCCCGGCAGTTCTATCAACAGGGGACTCGGATTTTCGATCTGGGCTGCTCCCATGGCAATCTGGGCATTTTGCTGCTTGACTGTTTTGGGGATTCTGATTTTAAGATGACTGCCGTCGACAATTCCGAGCCCATGATCCAGCGCTTTCAAAAACGGCTTGCCGTCCATGACAGGGGCAACTGTATTGACCTTGCCTGCGCCGGCATTGAAAATATTGTCATTTCCAACGCATCTGTGGTGGTCGTCAATCTGACCCTGCAGTTTCTGGACAGGCAAAAGCGGGACAGCCTGATACAATCGGCGTTTAATGGGCTTTGCAAGGGCGGCGTATTGCTGCTCACGGAAAAAACCG contains:
- the cmoA gene encoding carboxy-S-adenosyl-L-methionine synthase CmoA; amino-acid sequence: MNKDRVFSEKLTTITPFRFNEKVARVFDDMLVRSVPLYGEVLKQQARIARQFYQQGTRIFDLGCSHGNLGILLLDCFGDSDFKMTAVDNSEPMIQRFQKRLAVHDRGNCIDLACAGIENIVISNASVVVVNLTLQFLDRQKRDSLIQSAFNGLCKGGVLLLTEKTVHPDSQLNALEQEYYYQFKRENGYTELEISQKRDALERVLVPETVSDHEIRIQKAGFVSFNVWLKWFNFTSMIAVK